From the Maioricimonas rarisocia genome, one window contains:
- a CDS encoding endonuclease V, translating to MPRGSVTTYGDLARALGDVKAARWIGERLLDHDHRPTCPCHRVVRKDGSPGLYITGNTREKLGLLRAEGVEVADGKVKPDFPDDRFTTDRPLTPLLDLQCRVPQELKLTPLRKEPRTLGGLDVAYVDRQTAVAAYVQLDAESLETVWKATLPLPVRFPYVSGYLAFRELPALLALAGHARAENHWADLVFVDGNGILHPRRAGIAACFGLLAETPTIGIGKTLLCGSVDVTDLAAGEPRLVMHEEEPIGAALKCRSTSRPFFASPGNLVTLDDAVRWSRHCLTDNRLPEPIQRADRLSKQEVRDARKQKE from the coding sequence ATCCCGCGGGGATCCGTCACCACCTACGGCGACCTGGCCCGGGCCCTGGGGGACGTGAAGGCAGCCCGCTGGATCGGTGAGCGGCTGCTGGATCACGACCACCGTCCGACCTGCCCCTGCCACCGCGTCGTTCGCAAGGATGGCTCGCCCGGTCTGTACATCACGGGCAACACCAGAGAGAAGCTCGGCCTGCTGCGGGCTGAAGGCGTGGAGGTTGCCGACGGGAAAGTGAAACCCGACTTCCCCGACGACCGCTTCACCACAGATCGACCGCTGACGCCGTTGCTGGATCTGCAGTGCCGGGTACCGCAGGAACTGAAACTGACGCCGCTCAGGAAGGAGCCCCGTACATTGGGTGGACTCGACGTCGCGTATGTCGACCGGCAGACTGCCGTCGCTGCCTACGTGCAGCTCGATGCCGAATCACTCGAGACCGTCTGGAAGGCGACACTCCCCCTGCCGGTCCGGTTTCCCTACGTCTCGGGATACCTGGCGTTTCGCGAACTTCCCGCTTTGCTGGCGCTGGCCGGTCACGCCCGTGCCGAGAACCACTGGGCCGACCTGGTCTTCGTCGATGGCAACGGCATCCTGCATCCCCGTCGGGCCGGAATCGCGGCCTGCTTCGGGCTGCTTGCGGAGACGCCGACAATCGGCATCGGCAAGACGCTCCTGTGCGGATCGGTCGATGTGACTGACCTGGCTGCCGGGGAGCCGCGGCTGGTGATGCACGAAGAGGAACCGATTGGTGCGGCCCTCAAGTGCCGCTCGACGTCCCGTCCCTTCTTCGCCTCACCCGGAAACCTCGTGACGCTCGACGACGCCGTCCGGTGGTCCCGGCACTGCCTGACCGATAACCGATTGCCAGAGCCGATCCAGCGGGCCGACCGGCTCAGCAAACAGGAGGTGCGTGATGCCCGGAAGCAGAAAGAGTGA
- a CDS encoding 3-keto-disaccharide hydrolase, protein MQPSYLGRLLPFLLFAVMVPGLAADDDRARAQIVYTDPNNVDEDFHFQGEYRGWQRSQPSHRSSRSVALQVISRGEGNFEAVKYYDGLPGAGWQQEAKYILSGSRQADIVTFPGEQYDIVIDGERALIFAADGRPAGEMQKVYRVSPTMGAEPPPGAIVMFDGSPTDKFRNPKITDDGLLMAGTETTEAYADFLLHGEFRLPYKPFARGQARGNSGFYLQRRYEIQVLDSFGLEGKINECGALYKTRTPDVNMCLPPLQWQTYDIDFTAARFDDAGNKVADARLTVWHNGVVIHNDIAIPNKTGAGRPEGPDPIPTLLQDHGNPVVYRNIWLLPKDGGAPARRWVRSLQQIPPVPIFTRTPPWPVTVHVGD, encoded by the coding sequence ATGCAGCCATCATACCTCGGGCGCCTTCTGCCCTTCCTTCTGTTTGCCGTCATGGTTCCCGGGCTGGCCGCAGACGATGACCGCGCTCGAGCACAGATCGTTTACACCGATCCGAACAACGTCGACGAGGACTTCCACTTTCAGGGCGAATACCGGGGCTGGCAGCGGTCGCAGCCGAGCCATCGCAGCTCGCGCTCGGTCGCGCTTCAGGTGATTTCCCGCGGCGAGGGAAACTTCGAAGCCGTCAAGTACTACGACGGTTTGCCGGGTGCCGGCTGGCAGCAGGAAGCGAAGTACATCCTCAGCGGCAGCCGCCAGGCAGACATCGTCACCTTTCCGGGTGAGCAGTACGACATCGTCATCGATGGCGAACGGGCGCTGATCTTCGCGGCGGATGGTCGACCGGCCGGAGAAATGCAGAAGGTGTACCGCGTCAGCCCGACGATGGGAGCCGAGCCGCCGCCGGGCGCGATTGTGATGTTCGACGGTTCGCCGACCGACAAGTTCCGCAATCCGAAGATCACCGACGACGGACTGCTGATGGCGGGGACCGAGACGACCGAGGCTTATGCCGACTTCCTGCTGCACGGCGAATTCCGGCTGCCGTACAAGCCGTTCGCCCGAGGCCAGGCCCGGGGAAACAGCGGGTTCTACCTGCAGAGGCGTTACGAGATTCAGGTGCTGGACTCGTTCGGGCTCGAGGGAAAGATCAATGAATGCGGAGCCCTGTACAAGACCCGCACGCCCGACGTGAACATGTGCCTTCCGCCGCTGCAGTGGCAGACGTACGACATTGACTTTACGGCGGCCCGATTCGACGACGCCGGAAACAAGGTGGCCGATGCCCGTCTGACGGTCTGGCACAACGGTGTGGTGATCCACAACGACATTGCGATCCCGAACAAGACGGGAGCCGGCCGGCCGGAAGGCCCGGATCCGATCCCGACGCTGCTTCAGGATCATGGTAACCCGGTGGTGTACCGGAACATCTGGCTGCTGCCCAAGGATGGCGGTGCCCCGGCCCGCCGCTGGGTCCGGAGTCTCCAGCAGATCCCCCCGGTGCCGATTTTCACCCGCACGCCTCCCTGGCCGGTGACCGTGCACGTGGGAGACTGA
- a CDS encoding beta-ketoacyl-[acyl-carrier-protein] synthase family protein, with protein MTAAPGNSRVVITGLGVIAPVGIGKVAFWDNLLAGRSGIDFLQSLPAENLPCKLAAEIRDFDPLEHVYQKKFLKVMSRDIQLGVCAASMAMKDAGMQAGEVTPERLGVEFGTGHISFTPQELADAASDVADPANPEAYTRWGEGQLGKIAPLWLLRQLPNMPACHVAIEHNARGPNNTITSADSSPLLAMQEAMRVIQRDHADAMIVGACASNIHPVDIARISLYENLSRRDDDPARACRPFDRDRDGTIVGEGAAVFVLEKYEHAVRRGADIYCEVLSVGAGCDGRGYQNGAGGTGLVRAMSAAMDRAGIRPDELGHINAHGKSTKRDDWVESRAYHQALGDEAESIPVVALKSYFGNFDAGAGAVELAGSIMALRHGMLPMTLNYEHPDPLCRLNVVRDEPVRLRNRTAMSVNRTIMGQSTAAVLRAL; from the coding sequence ATGACGGCTGCGCCGGGTAACTCCCGCGTTGTAATTACCGGTCTGGGCGTAATCGCTCCCGTGGGTATCGGGAAGGTTGCGTTCTGGGACAACCTGCTGGCGGGGCGATCGGGAATCGACTTTCTGCAGTCGCTTCCGGCCGAGAATCTGCCATGCAAGCTCGCGGCCGAAATCCGGGATTTCGACCCGCTCGAGCACGTGTACCAGAAGAAGTTTCTGAAAGTGATGTCCCGCGACATCCAGCTGGGCGTCTGCGCCGCGTCGATGGCGATGAAAGACGCCGGCATGCAGGCGGGCGAAGTCACTCCGGAACGGCTCGGCGTCGAGTTCGGAACCGGCCACATCTCATTTACGCCCCAGGAACTGGCCGACGCGGCCAGCGATGTCGCCGATCCCGCCAATCCCGAAGCGTACACCCGCTGGGGTGAGGGACAGCTGGGCAAGATCGCCCCGCTGTGGCTGCTCCGTCAGCTTCCCAACATGCCGGCCTGTCACGTGGCGATCGAACACAACGCCCGCGGCCCGAACAACACGATCACGAGTGCCGACTCGTCACCACTGCTCGCGATGCAGGAGGCGATGCGGGTCATCCAGCGCGACCATGCCGACGCCATGATTGTCGGCGCCTGTGCCTCGAACATTCACCCCGTCGACATCGCCCGGATCAGCCTGTACGAGAACCTGTCGCGCCGCGATGACGACCCGGCCCGGGCCTGCCGCCCGTTCGACCGGGATCGCGACGGCACGATCGTCGGCGAAGGGGCTGCGGTCTTCGTCCTGGAAAAGTACGAGCATGCCGTTCGCCGCGGAGCGGACATCTACTGTGAAGTCCTCTCGGTCGGTGCCGGCTGCGATGGCCGCGGCTATCAGAACGGTGCTGGCGGAACCGGACTCGTCCGGGCCATGTCGGCCGCCATGGATCGTGCCGGAATCCGTCCCGACGAACTGGGCCACATCAACGCCCACGGCAAGAGCACCAAGCGGGATGACTGGGTCGAATCCCGGGCCTATCACCAGGCTCTGGGGGACGAAGCCGAGAGTATCCCGGTCGTCGCGCTGAAGAGCTACTTCGGCAACTTCGACGCCGGTGCGGGTGCGGTGGAACTGGCCGGTAGCATCATGGCTCTCCGCCACGGCATGCTGCCGATGACGCTCAACTACGAGCATCCCGATCCGCTCTGCCGGCTGAACGTCGTACGGGACGAACCGGTGCGGCTTCGCAACCGGACGGCCATGAGCGTGAACCGGACGATCATGGGTCAGAGCACCGCCGCGGTTCTCCGGGCGCTTTGA